A genome region from Ptiloglossa arizonensis isolate GNS036 chromosome 4, iyPtiAriz1_principal, whole genome shotgun sequence includes the following:
- the Rlip gene encoding ral interacting protein isoform X2, which produces MTFSDEGGHEKHSKKELLGGKRKEKKDRKDRGYATLEGESSPDEDQETKSPSKSKKTKTFKFPSKKEKREKSREKEVKEKDAEKEKDKKKKDKDEKDVDKEKRKEKEKDKAKQKLKDRKKGKHIGEDGLDIGEEQPVFGVSLHLAVERSRCHDGVELPLVIRDCIDFVEEHGMNIEALYKVPGVKSKVQYLKKLYNNRDPVNISEFEPTVATSLLILFLRELPEPVLENSEMISRFEQAASTKDVSQREAQLIQLTQQLPECNKVLLAWVILHLDHVTAREKTTKMNAQTISMTLSPVLQMSHRLLLALLFHCKALFPNVQLTKYVPPLSSGSVNLPDSIESITAELSKQESLLSQIHMQMNAGFVTKTREEQLWEVQRMITQLKRKYKTVQKLEGATQKSLDEDVKSNDENAIDTNVQKLKAEEEDTGHIKPETQSACTSTLKRNNKVHDSEDKELISTNIIQNERNIQMHDKDIVDSAEPPTLTSQSSEPENATFRTSECAVETESENVIDKLKESLIFEELLNMQTLLKSRINQERNEIKRLAEILLEHGPEKKKPLERIHSPNEAEMTAMIQLDKENQLLEKKMTTLIYSIIEEKDACIELRVQLAVQQLTTKTTID; this is translated from the exons atgaCAT TTAGTGATGAAGGTGGACATGAAAAACATTCTAAAAAAGAACTCCTTGGTGGTAAAcgcaaagaaaagaaagatcgaAAAGATCGAGGATACGCCACCTTAGAAGGTGAAAGTTCTCCCGATGAGGATCAAGAAacaaa AAGTCCTTCAAAGTCAAAAAAGACCAAAACTTTTAAATTTccatcaaaaaaagaaaaacgagaaaagtcTAGAGAAAAAGAGGTTAAAGAAAAAGATGCAGAGAAGGAAaaggataagaaaaaaaaagataaagatGAAAAAGATGTAGATAAGGAAAAGcgtaaagaaaaggagaaggataAAGCTAAACAAAAACTAAAGGACCGTAAAAAAGGAAAACATATTGGAGAAGACGGTTTAGATATTGGCG aGGAACAACCAGTATTTGGTGTTAGCCTGCATTTAGCAGTAGAACGAAGCCGTTGTCATGATGGTGTTGAACTACCCCTAGTTATAAGAGATTGTATTGATTTTGTGGAAGAACATGGAATGAATATAGAGGCATTGTATAAAGTTCCAGGAGTAAAATCAaaagttcaatatttaaaaaaattatacaataacaGGGATCCTGTAAATATATCTGAATTTGAACCTACAGTAGCTACAAGCTTACTAATATTATTTCTTAG agaaCTACCGGAACCTGTATTAGAGAATAGTGAAATGATATCTCGATTTGAACAAGCAGCATCTACAAAAGATGTCTCACAGAGGGAAGCACAATTAATACAATTAACTCAACAATTGCCAGAATGTAATAAAGTTCTTCTCGCATGGGTTATATTACATTTAGATCATGTTACAGCACGA gaaaaaacaacaaaaatgaATGCTCAAACCATCTCAATGACATTAAGTCCTGTACTGCAAATGAGTCATAGATTATTATTAGCTTTGTTATTCCATTGCAAAGCTCTCTTTCCAAATGTACAATTAACAAAATATGTTCCACCACTTTCATCTGGCAGTGTTAATCTTCCAGATTCTATAGAAAGTATAACTGCTGAATTATCTAAACAAGAATCATTACTCTCACAGATACATATGCAAATGAATGCAGGATTTGTTACTAAAACACGTGAGGAACAATTGTGGGAAGTACAACGTATGATAACGCAATTAAAG agaaaatataaaactgTTCAAAAGTTGGAAGGTGCTACCCAAAAAAGTTTAGACGAAGATGTAAAATCAAATGATGAAAATGCAATTGATACAAATGTACAGAAGCTAAAAGCTGAAGAAGAAGATACAGGGCACATCAAACCTGAGACTCAATCGGCTTGTACCTCAACTTTAAAGAGGAATAACAAAGTGCATGATTCGGAAGATAAAGAACTAATAAgtacaaatattattcaaaatgaaagaaatattcaaatgcATGATAAGGATATCGTTGATTCTGCAGAGCCACCCACACTTACATCACAATCTAGTGAGCCAGAAAATGCAACATTTAGAACAAGTGAATGTG CGGTAGAAACCGAATCTGAAAATGTTATAGATAAACTGAAGGAAAGTTTGATCTTTGAAGAATTATTAAACATGCAGACATTATTAAAGTCGCGaataaatcaagaaagaaatgaaattaaacGACTGGCAGAAATATTATTAGAACACGGtccagagaaaaaaaaaccactGGAAAGAATACATTCACCAAATGAAGCTGAAATGACAGCTATGATtcaattagacaaagaaaatcAGTTGCTTGAG aaaaaaATGACCACTTTAATCTATAGTATCATAGAAGAAAAAGATGCTTGCATCGAACTCCGTGTTCAATTAGCAGTTCAACAATTAACAACTAAGACGACTATTGATTAA
- the Vha55 gene encoding V-type proton ATPase subunit Vha55, which translates to MYHQRATNSNQFWQVPYVVWQYLLLFGRRNRPSKVFSKMYAKTIGEHQAAKEHALAVSRDFISHPRLTYKTVSGVNGPLVILDEVKFPKFAEIVQLKLADGSMRSGQVLEVSGSKAVVQVFEGTSGIDAKNTLCEFTGDILRTPVSEDMLGRVFNGSGKPIDKGPPILAEDFLDIDGQPINPWSRIYPAEMIQTGISAIDVMNSIARGQKIPIFSAAGLPHNEIAAQICRQAGLVKLPGKSVLDSHEDNFAIVFAAMGVNMETARFFKQDFEENGSMENVCLFLNLANDPTIERIITPRLALTAAEFLAYQCEKHVLVILTDMSSYAEALREVSAAREEVPGRRGFPGYMYTDLATIYERAGRVEGRNGSITQIPILTMPNDDITHPIPDLTGYITEGQIYVDRQLHNRQIYPPVNVLPSLSRLMKSAIGESRTRKDHSDVSNQLYACYAIGKDVQAMKAVVGEEALTPDDLLYLEFLSKFEKNFISQGSYENRTVFESLDIGWQLLRIFPKEMLKRIPANTLAEFYPRDSRH; encoded by the exons ATGTACCACCAGAGGGCTACAAACAGCAACCAATTCTGGCAAGTTCCTTACGTTGTC TGGCAGTACCTTCTGCTGTTTGGCCGACGTAACAGACCAAGCAAAGTATTCAGCAAAATGTACGCTAAAACTATCGGAGAACATCAAGCTGCTAAGGAACATGCTTTGGCTGTTTCAAGAGATTTTATTTCACATCCTCGTCTTA caTATAAAACCGTGTCAGGTGTAAATGGACCATTAGTTATATTAGATGAAGTCAAATTTCCAAAGTTTGCAGAAATTGTCCAATTAAAGTTAGCTGATGGTTCTATGAGATCAGGTCAAGTGTTAGAAGTATCTGGTTCTAAAGCTGTAGTTCAAGTATTTGAGGGTACTTCTGGCATTGATGCAAAAAATACTCTATGTGAATTCACTGGTGATATTCTTCGGACACCTGTGTCTGAAGACATGTTGGGGCGTGTCTTTAATGGATCTGGAAAACCAATTGACAAAGGCCCGCCAATTTTGGCAGAAGATTTCCTTGATATTGATGGTCAACCTATTAATCCATGGTCACGTATCTATCCAGCAGAAATGATCCAAACTGGTATTTCAGCTATTGATGTTATGAATTCTATTGCTCGTGGCCAAAAAATCCCCATTTTCTCAGCTGCTGGTTTACCACATAATGAG ATTGCTGCACAAATTTGTCGTCAAGCTGGTCTTGTGAAATTACCTGGGAAATCAGTTTTAGATTCTCATGAAGACAACTTTGCCATTGTGTTCGCAGCTATGGGTGTAAACATGGAAACTGCTCGTTTCTTCAAACAAGATTTCGAGGAAAATGGTTCTATGGAAAATGTGTGCCTCTTCTTGAATTTGGCTAATGATCCTACTATTGAAAGAATCATTACCCCACGTCTTGCTTTAACTGCAGCTGAATTTCTAGCTTACCAATGTGAAAAACACGTTTTAGTAATACTTACTGACATGTCCTCTTATGCTGAGGCACTTCGTGAAGTATCAGCAGCTCGTGAAGAAGTACCAGGACGACGTGGTTTCCCTGGTTACATGTACACTGATTTAGCAACCATATATGAGCGAGCAGGTCGAGTAGAGGGTCGTAATGGTTCTATTACTCAAATTCCAATTCTAACTATGCCAAATGATGATATCACTCACCCTATTCCTGATTTAACTGGATATATTACTGAGGGACAAATTTATGTTGATCGTCAACTTCATAATAGACAAATTTATCCACCTGTTAATGTACTTCCATCTCTGTCTCGTCTTATGAAATCTGCTATTGGTGAAAGTAGGACACGAAAAGATCACTCCGATGTATCTAATCAACTG tATGCCTGTTATGCTATTGGAAAAGATGTGCAAGCTATGAAAGCAGTTGTTGGTGAAGAAGCCTTAACACCAGATGATTTATTATACTTAGAATTTCTTTCcaaattcgaaaagaattttatttctcagGGAAGTTATGAAAATCGTACCGTTTTTGAGTCATTGGATATTGGCTGGCAACTATTACGTATTTTCCCTAAGGAAATGCTTAAACGAATTCCTGCCAATACTCTTGCTGAATTTTATCCTAGAGATTCCCGtcattaa
- the Rlip gene encoding ral interacting protein isoform X1 — protein MDFESPDVEKEFPGLYASESAKKSNESDFSDEGGHEKHSKKELLGGKRKEKKDRKDRGYATLEGESSPDEDQETKSPSKSKKTKTFKFPSKKEKREKSREKEVKEKDAEKEKDKKKKDKDEKDVDKEKRKEKEKDKAKQKLKDRKKGKHIGEDGLDIGEEQPVFGVSLHLAVERSRCHDGVELPLVIRDCIDFVEEHGMNIEALYKVPGVKSKVQYLKKLYNNRDPVNISEFEPTVATSLLILFLRELPEPVLENSEMISRFEQAASTKDVSQREAQLIQLTQQLPECNKVLLAWVILHLDHVTAREKTTKMNAQTISMTLSPVLQMSHRLLLALLFHCKALFPNVQLTKYVPPLSSGSVNLPDSIESITAELSKQESLLSQIHMQMNAGFVTKTREEQLWEVQRMITQLKRKYKTVQKLEGATQKSLDEDVKSNDENAIDTNVQKLKAEEEDTGHIKPETQSACTSTLKRNNKVHDSEDKELISTNIIQNERNIQMHDKDIVDSAEPPTLTSQSSEPENATFRTSECAVETESENVIDKLKESLIFEELLNMQTLLKSRINQERNEIKRLAEILLEHGPEKKKPLERIHSPNEAEMTAMIQLDKENQLLEKKMTTLIYSIIEEKDACIELRVQLAVQQLTTKTTID, from the exons ATGGATTTCGAGAGTCCAGATGTAGAAAAAGAATTTCCAGGATTGTATGCATCAGAATCAGCTAAGAAAAGTAACGAAAGTGATT TTAGTGATGAAGGTGGACATGAAAAACATTCTAAAAAAGAACTCCTTGGTGGTAAAcgcaaagaaaagaaagatcgaAAAGATCGAGGATACGCCACCTTAGAAGGTGAAAGTTCTCCCGATGAGGATCAAGAAacaaa AAGTCCTTCAAAGTCAAAAAAGACCAAAACTTTTAAATTTccatcaaaaaaagaaaaacgagaaaagtcTAGAGAAAAAGAGGTTAAAGAAAAAGATGCAGAGAAGGAAaaggataagaaaaaaaaagataaagatGAAAAAGATGTAGATAAGGAAAAGcgtaaagaaaaggagaaggataAAGCTAAACAAAAACTAAAGGACCGTAAAAAAGGAAAACATATTGGAGAAGACGGTTTAGATATTGGCG aGGAACAACCAGTATTTGGTGTTAGCCTGCATTTAGCAGTAGAACGAAGCCGTTGTCATGATGGTGTTGAACTACCCCTAGTTATAAGAGATTGTATTGATTTTGTGGAAGAACATGGAATGAATATAGAGGCATTGTATAAAGTTCCAGGAGTAAAATCAaaagttcaatatttaaaaaaattatacaataacaGGGATCCTGTAAATATATCTGAATTTGAACCTACAGTAGCTACAAGCTTACTAATATTATTTCTTAG agaaCTACCGGAACCTGTATTAGAGAATAGTGAAATGATATCTCGATTTGAACAAGCAGCATCTACAAAAGATGTCTCACAGAGGGAAGCACAATTAATACAATTAACTCAACAATTGCCAGAATGTAATAAAGTTCTTCTCGCATGGGTTATATTACATTTAGATCATGTTACAGCACGA gaaaaaacaacaaaaatgaATGCTCAAACCATCTCAATGACATTAAGTCCTGTACTGCAAATGAGTCATAGATTATTATTAGCTTTGTTATTCCATTGCAAAGCTCTCTTTCCAAATGTACAATTAACAAAATATGTTCCACCACTTTCATCTGGCAGTGTTAATCTTCCAGATTCTATAGAAAGTATAACTGCTGAATTATCTAAACAAGAATCATTACTCTCACAGATACATATGCAAATGAATGCAGGATTTGTTACTAAAACACGTGAGGAACAATTGTGGGAAGTACAACGTATGATAACGCAATTAAAG agaaaatataaaactgTTCAAAAGTTGGAAGGTGCTACCCAAAAAAGTTTAGACGAAGATGTAAAATCAAATGATGAAAATGCAATTGATACAAATGTACAGAAGCTAAAAGCTGAAGAAGAAGATACAGGGCACATCAAACCTGAGACTCAATCGGCTTGTACCTCAACTTTAAAGAGGAATAACAAAGTGCATGATTCGGAAGATAAAGAACTAATAAgtacaaatattattcaaaatgaaagaaatattcaaatgcATGATAAGGATATCGTTGATTCTGCAGAGCCACCCACACTTACATCACAATCTAGTGAGCCAGAAAATGCAACATTTAGAACAAGTGAATGTG CGGTAGAAACCGAATCTGAAAATGTTATAGATAAACTGAAGGAAAGTTTGATCTTTGAAGAATTATTAAACATGCAGACATTATTAAAGTCGCGaataaatcaagaaagaaatgaaattaaacGACTGGCAGAAATATTATTAGAACACGGtccagagaaaaaaaaaccactGGAAAGAATACATTCACCAAATGAAGCTGAAATGACAGCTATGATtcaattagacaaagaaaatcAGTTGCTTGAG aaaaaaATGACCACTTTAATCTATAGTATCATAGAAGAAAAAGATGCTTGCATCGAACTCCGTGTTCAATTAGCAGTTCAACAATTAACAACTAAGACGACTATTGATTAA